The Euphorbia lathyris chromosome 2, ddEupLath1.1, whole genome shotgun sequence genome includes a window with the following:
- the LOC136220465 gene encoding polygalacturonase-like, translating into MAFKIAIILIFIIYISSSSSAIISHNVISYGAKPDGITDSTEAFLAAWKQACSSINPVTIHVPPGKFLLRNLVFSGNCKNNAILLLIDGTLVAPSDYRVIGYADDWISFRYVNGVSLVGGLLDAQGTSLWNCKATSKNCPSGATSLRFTNSKNIEITGLTSINSQMFHIDINGCNNVKMDNVKVIAPAGSPNTDGIHVQLSSDVTIFNSEIRTGDDCISIGPGTFHLWIQNIGCGPGHGISIGSLAKDFNEAGVQNVTIKNVRFTGTENGVRIKSWARPTTGFATNILFEGVSMTDVHNPILIDQHYCPHEKDCPRQGFGVKISDVSYQDIYGTSATQVAVKFDCNQNNPCTGIRMDNVYLTYKNQPANASCSNATGTSSGSNQPASCL; encoded by the exons ATGGCATTCAAAATAGCTATTATCCTCAtctttattatttacatttccTCATCTTCCTCGGCAATAATTAGTCACAATGTGATAAGTTATGGAGCCAAACCTGATGGCATAACTGACTCCACGGAGGCATTTCTCGCTGCTTGGAAACAAGCCTGCAGCTCCATAAATCCGGTTACCATACATGTGCCGCCGGGAAAGTTTTTGCTCCGAAACCTAGTTTTTAGCGGAAACTGCAAGAATAATGCTATTCTATTACTTATAGACGGAACCCTAGTTGCTCCGTCGGACTACAGAGTAATTGGGTATGCTGACGACTGGATTTCATTCCGATATGTCAATGGAGTTTCACTTGTTGGCGGGTTGCTTGATGCACAAGGCACTAGCTTGTGGAACTGTAAGGCCACTTCCAAAAATTGCCCAAGTGGTGCAACG TCATTACGATTTACCAATTCAAAGAATATAGAAATAACGGGATTAACATCAATAAACAGCCAGATGTTTCACATCGACATTAATGGGTGCAACAATGTAAAAATGGACAACGTCAAAGTGATCGCCCCAGCCGGAAGCCCAAACACAGATGGGATTCATGTGCAATTATCAAGTGATGTTACAATCTTCAACTCTGAAATTAGAACCGGTGATGATTGTATATCTATAGGCCCTGGCACTTTTCACCTCTGGATCCAAAACATTGGATGTGGACCTGGCCATGGAATCAGTATCGGCAGTTTAGCCAAGGATTTTAACGAGGCTGGTGTGCAAAATGTGACCATAAAAAATGTGAGATTTACAGGTACTGAAAATGGGGTGAGGATAAAATCATGGGCAAGGCCTACTACTGGTTTTGCTACTAATATTCTGTTTGAAGGTGTTTCTATGACTGATGTTCATAATCCAATTCTTATAGATCAACATTACTGCCCTCATGAAAAGGATTGCCCTCGTCAGGGATTTGGGGTTAAAATTAGTGATGTGAGTTACCAAGATATATATGGGACATCAGCAACACAAGTGGCTGTCAAATTTGATTGCAATCAAAATAATCCATGTACTGGGATTCGAATGGATAATGTGTACCTAACTTATAAAAATCAACCAGCAAATGCTTCATGCTCCAATGCAACCGGGACTTCTTCCGGTTCAAACCAGCCTGCAAGTTGCctctaa